The DNA region ATGACCGTGCCGTCCGGCCGGTAAACGCCGATGAACATCTTCAGCGAGCCGTCCCTCAATATCTCGGCTTTGACCTCGATCTTGCATCCGTTCGACAGCGTTTCCTTGTGGTGCATATGGCGTTCAGTCATGGCTGCATTTCTCCCGTCGTTGAAGTCCGAGTAGCGCATTTACCCATTGGCCATGTTAGCTCAGTGCGGCCCACTGAAAGGCCTGTCAGGACAGCGGCGTAATGCCACCTATACTAGAAGCCACCGCCCCCACGGGGTCTGCACTCCCAACAATAAAAAGCAGAGGTGGAACATGGTCTGGCAGCAAGTCTACGATCCGTTCGGCAATCCGATACTTTCAACCATCATGGCAGCAGTGCCGGTCGTGGTGATGCTGGCAGCCCTGGCGTTTTTCCATATCAAGGCGCATCTGGCCGCATTGCTGGCCCTGACCTCCGCGCTGGTGATCGCGATCTTCGCGTTCGGCATGCCGGCGAACATGGCCGGCTCGGCCGCACTTTACGGCGCCGCCAACGGCTTGCTGCCCATTGGCTGGATTGTGCTCAACATCATTTTCCTGCATCGGCTGACCACCGAGAACGGCTCGTTCAAAGTGCTGCAGGATTCCCTGGCGCGCATCACCGACGATCGACGCCTGCAATTGCTGCTGATTGCCTTCTGCTTCGGTGCTTTCTTCGAAGGAGCCGCAGGCTTCGGTACGCCGGTGGCGGTGACCGGGGCGATTCTGATCGGGTTGGGCTTCTCGCCACTGGCCGCGTCTGGCCTGGCGTTGATCGCCAACACCGCGCCCGTGGCGTTCGGTGCGCTGGGCACGCCGATCATCACCCTGGCCAAGGTGACCGGGCTGGATGAAATGGAGCTGTCGATGATGGTTGGCCGGCAACTGCCGTTCTTCTCGGTGATCGTGCCGTTCTGGTTGATCTGGGCCTTCGCCGGCTGGCGCAAGATGCTGGAAATCTGGCCGCCGATTCTGGTGGCCGGGGTCAGTTTCGCCGTGCCGCAGTTCCTGGTGTCCAACTACCACGGACCGATGCTGGTGGACGTGATCGCCGCGCTGATTTCCATGGCCTGCCTGACCGGTTTCCTCAGGGTCTGGAAACCGGCCACCGTGCATACCTCCGCCGCGCTGTCCGGGCGCGTCGACAACTCCAAAATAGCCGAAGAGCATGACGAAAAACCCGTCGCCAGCGCGGCCTTTGCCAGCGATGCCAAGCCTGCTGTGATGCGCGCGTGGATGCCGTGGATCATCCTCACCGTGTTCGTGTTCGCCTGGGGAACCCAGGGCTTCAAAAACATGTTCGATACCCGCCCGGCGATTGATCCGGCCACCCACTCGGCCAAGCTCGACCCTCAAGGCAAACCGATGCGCGAAGCGAACCCGATCTTCGCTCCGATCGTGACTTTCACCACGATCCACCAGCAGATCGAGAAGGTCCCGCCCGTGGTGCCCGCACCTAAAACCGAGGACGCAGTCTACAAGTTCACCTGGTTCACCAGCACCGGTAGCGGCATCCTGCTGTCGGCGATCCTCGGCGGGTTGCTGATGGGTTATTCCATTCCGCAACTGATCCACCAGTACGTGCGAACGCTGTGGGTGGTGCGCTATTCACTGATCACCATTACCGCCATGCTCGCCCTCGGTTTCCTCACTCGTTATTCGGGTCTGGACGCGACCATGGGCCTGGCCTTCGCCGCGACGGGCATCTTCTACCCCATGTTCGGCACCCTGCTCGGCTGGCTCGGCGTGGCGTTGACCGGCTCGGATACGGCGTCAAACGTGCTGTTCGGCGGCTTGCAACGGGTTACTGCCGAGCAATTGGGCCTCAGCCCGGTGTTGATGGCGGCCGCCAACAGTTCCGGCGGGGTCATGGGCAAGATGGTCGACGCCCAGTCGATCGTGGTGGCCTCGACCGCCACCCGCTGGTACGGGCATGAAGGGGAAATCCTGCGTTATGTGTTTTTCCACTCGATCATCCTGGCCATCCTGGTCGGTGGCTTGGTGACGTTGCAGGCGTATGTGGCGCCGTTCAGCCATATGGTGGTGGGCGGGCATTGATTGACGTAGCCCGGGCTCACCGCCCGGGCATTACGCCCACCCCTCAAGTCGCAGCGTGGCCCGAACCAGACGTTGTTCCTCGCTTTCGATTTCCTTGAGGTTCTCGCAGATGCTCTGGATGTGCGCGATGGCCGCCTTGCGTGCCTGCTCCGGCATACGGCCGGTGACGGCGTTGTAGAGCCGCGCATGTTGACGGTCGATCTGACGTTTTTGCGGCTCGCGGTGGTAGAGGTTATTGACCGAGGCAAACACCGTGTTGAGCAGTAAGTCCGTCAGCGAGCGCAAGGTCTGAACCAGCACCGGGTTGTGCGAAGCCTCGCAAATCGCCAGGTGAAACGCATGATCGAGCCGGGCGTGTTCGGACGCCTCCAGCGAACGGCTATGGGCATTGAGCAACGCCTCGTAGCTGCGGGTGATGAGGACAAAGTCGGCGTCGGTTCCGCGCAACGCCGCCAGACGTGCGGACTCGCCTTCGAGCAGACTGCGAACCTCGAACAAATCATAGAGCGTGCGGGGTTGTGAGCTGAACAAGTGCATCAACGGTGACGCGGCACCGTGACCCGAAAGGTCGGCTACAAATGAACCTTTACCCTGCTCTGTCTTGATAATCCCGCGAGCGCGCAACAGCTTCAGGCCCTCGCGAAGTGCCGTGCGGGAAACGCCGAGTTTTTCGGTCAGACGACGCTCCGACGGCAATAGCTGCCCGGTCTTGAGTACCCCGCCCACGATCAGCCGTTCTATGCGTTCACAGACCACGTCTGCGACTTGTGGATTACGGCTCGTTTCTGCCCTTTCCATCGACTCTCCAACTGGTATGACCAGTCTCGCTGCCAAAACTACAAATGCTCAAACACAAACATAATCTTATGTTTTAAAACAATTTTTTTTAACTAATAAAAAACCATCGAATAAAAAACTGGTTCGACCAGCCAAACAACACATAGACAGTAGAACGCCTCAGGCCAATGATGCAAGTCAGTGGTAAACGGACACAGACCTCCTATAAAAACAACTGAGGGTCGTCAACCGACTATGAACATTCTTTACGATGAACGCGTCGACGGCGTCCTGCCTGATGTCGACAGAGCTGCCTTGCTGCAAGCCCTGCACACACAGTGGCCGGATCTGGAAGTCCTGCATCAACAGGAAGAGCTCAAACCGTACGAATGCGACGGACTTTCTGCTTACCGCACCACGCCCATGCTGGTGGTGCTGCCGCGCCACATCGACGAGGTGCAAGGCGTGCTTCGACTCTGCCATGAGCGGCAGGTCGCGGTGGTTGCCCGCGGTGCCGGCACCGGTTTGTCTGGCGGTGCATTGCCGCTGGAAAAAGGCGTGCTGCTGGTGATGGCGCGTTTCAACTCTATACTGCACATCGACCCCGCCGCCCGCACCGCTCGGGTTCAGCCGGGGGTGCGCAACCTGGCGATTTCCCAGGCTGCAGCGCCGTTTGGCTTGTACTACGCGCCGGACCCTTCCTCGCAGATCGCGTGTTCAATCGGCGGTAATGTGGCGGAAAACGCCGGTGGCGTGCATTGCCTGAAGTACGGGCTGACCGTGCACAACCTGCTCAAGGTCGACATCCTCACCGTCGACGGCGAACATCTGAGCCTGGGTTCGCAGGCGCTCGACTCTCCGGGCTTCGACCTGTTGGCGTTGTTCACCGGTTCCGAAGGCATGCTCGGTGTCATCACCGAGGTCACGGTCAAACTGTTGCCCAAACCCCAGACCGCCAAAGTGCTGCTGGCGGCGTTCGATTCCGTCGAAAAGGCGGGCCGCGCGGTGGGTGACATTATTGCCGCCGGCATCATCCCGGGCGGTCTGGAGATGATGGACAACCTGGCCATTCGCGCCGCCGAAGACTTCATCCACGCTGGTTATCCGGTCGACGCCGAAGCCATTCTGCTGTGCGAGCTCGATGGCGTTGAAGCCGATGTTCACGATGACTGCGACCGCGTGCGCCAAGTGCTGGAACAGGCCGGCGCCACCGAAGTGCGCCAGGCCCGCGATGAAGCCGAACGCGTACGTTTTTGGGCCGGGCGCAAGAATGCCTTTCCGGCGGTGGGCCGTCTTTCACCGGACTATTACTGCATGGACGGGACGATCCCGCGCCGCGAGCTGCCCGGTGTGCTGCACGCGATTGCCGCGTTGTCGGCCGAGTACGACCTGCGGGTGGCCAACGTTTTCCACGCCGGTGACGGCAACATGCACCCGCTGATTCTGTTCGATGCCAACCAACCGGGCGAACTGGATCGCGCCGAAGCCCTGGGCGGCAAGATCCTCGAATTGTGCGTGAAGGTCGGTGGCAGCATTACCGGTGAACACGGCGTGGGCCGGGAGAAAATCAATCAGATGTGCGCACAGTTCAATAGCGATGAGCTGACCGTGTTCCATGCCGTCAAAGCCGCTTTCGATCCGAGTGGCTTGCTCAACCCCGGCAAGAACATTCCGACGCTGCACCGCTGCGCCGAGTTCGGCGCCATGCACGTTCACATGGGTCAGCTGCCCTTCCCTGAACTGGAGCGTTTCTGATGCGCAGCGAACACGATATCGACGACAGCGCCTCGCTGCTGGAACAGGTCAACCAGGCGCTGCAAAACGCTACGCCGT from Pseudomonas sp. ACM7 includes:
- a CDS encoding L-lactate permease; translation: MVWQQVYDPFGNPILSTIMAAVPVVVMLAALAFFHIKAHLAALLALTSALVIAIFAFGMPANMAGSAALYGAANGLLPIGWIVLNIIFLHRLTTENGSFKVLQDSLARITDDRRLQLLLIAFCFGAFFEGAAGFGTPVAVTGAILIGLGFSPLAASGLALIANTAPVAFGALGTPIITLAKVTGLDEMELSMMVGRQLPFFSVIVPFWLIWAFAGWRKMLEIWPPILVAGVSFAVPQFLVSNYHGPMLVDVIAALISMACLTGFLRVWKPATVHTSAALSGRVDNSKIAEEHDEKPVASAAFASDAKPAVMRAWMPWIILTVFVFAWGTQGFKNMFDTRPAIDPATHSAKLDPQGKPMREANPIFAPIVTFTTIHQQIEKVPPVVPAPKTEDAVYKFTWFTSTGSGILLSAILGGLLMGYSIPQLIHQYVRTLWVVRYSLITITAMLALGFLTRYSGLDATMGLAFAATGIFYPMFGTLLGWLGVALTGSDTASNVLFGGLQRVTAEQLGLSPVLMAAANSSGGVMGKMVDAQSIVVASTATRWYGHEGEILRYVFFHSIILAILVGGLVTLQAYVAPFSHMVVGGH
- the glcC gene encoding transcriptional regulator GlcC codes for the protein MERAETSRNPQVADVVCERIERLIVGGVLKTGQLLPSERRLTEKLGVSRTALREGLKLLRARGIIKTEQGKGSFVADLSGHGAASPLMHLFSSQPRTLYDLFEVRSLLEGESARLAALRGTDADFVLITRSYEALLNAHSRSLEASEHARLDHAFHLAICEASHNPVLVQTLRSLTDLLLNTVFASVNNLYHREPQKRQIDRQHARLYNAVTGRMPEQARKAAIAHIQSICENLKEIESEEQRLVRATLRLEGWA
- the glcD gene encoding glycolate oxidase subunit GlcD, whose translation is MNILYDERVDGVLPDVDRAALLQALHTQWPDLEVLHQQEELKPYECDGLSAYRTTPMLVVLPRHIDEVQGVLRLCHERQVAVVARGAGTGLSGGALPLEKGVLLVMARFNSILHIDPAARTARVQPGVRNLAISQAAAPFGLYYAPDPSSQIACSIGGNVAENAGGVHCLKYGLTVHNLLKVDILTVDGEHLSLGSQALDSPGFDLLALFTGSEGMLGVITEVTVKLLPKPQTAKVLLAAFDSVEKAGRAVGDIIAAGIIPGGLEMMDNLAIRAAEDFIHAGYPVDAEAILLCELDGVEADVHDDCDRVRQVLEQAGATEVRQARDEAERVRFWAGRKNAFPAVGRLSPDYYCMDGTIPRRELPGVLHAIAALSAEYDLRVANVFHAGDGNMHPLILFDANQPGELDRAEALGGKILELCVKVGGSITGEHGVGREKINQMCAQFNSDELTVFHAVKAAFDPSGLLNPGKNIPTLHRCAEFGAMHVHMGQLPFPELERF